A window of Rosa rugosa chromosome 7, drRosRugo1.1, whole genome shotgun sequence genomic DNA:
GGAATAATATGATGTTCCTCCCTCGAGATCTGTTTCTCTCAACACATTCTAACTGGTTCTATTTTATAAGCTGTTCATATCATCCATATTTTTTTCCTGATATTCCTTTTTCAATCATTTTATCTCGGTAAGACATGTTATTGTGAGATAAATGCTGGGCAACCTTAAAACTTAAGATCGGAAAACACAAAAGGTTTTCTGCTAAAAAAGTCCGTTAAGAAAGCTATATGTGCACAGAAGCCAAAGAGATTTTCTATCTGTACTTTGCCAGACCAACATATACATATGATATCGTTAATATACAACAGCGCTAATATGCGCTACAGGTCATTTACAGCCACAGTATGCACTGTGGATGCAGTGCATCTCCACAGTGCATACTAAAGATTATGAATCAGCTGCCATGAATAGCTTCAGCACCTTGAATTTCATTTTCAAGCTGCCGAGGATTTGTCTGTGTTTGTTGTGGTTGATTTGGCTGGGTCACCGCCGGAGTACCATGCTGTTGATTTGACCAAGAAAGCCATCTTTCCCTCCATTCCAGAGCCTCAATAATAATAGAATTCCCACACATTGTGACTCCAAATCCCGTAAACGTGGCAAGAAGAACTGACAGAACTGCCTGCATGTGAATCTGTAGACCCAGCAAGAACATATAAGTTTCACAGGTAGCTAAAACAACAGTGCTCCTCATCTATTCCTAAAGGTGCCTCGAATGCCTTGTTATTTGACATTGTAAATTGTGGTTGCCTTACGGGCTTCCATCTATAATTAATAGTCTTTTCatatcaaaagaaagaaataaataaacagTGCTCCTCATCTCATATTTGGTGTCTTATTCTACTGTACAACAGGTAGACACTTATACATTTTACTGTTCAGTCAATTCCTCATTCTAAACGTTTGTAACCCAAAACTgagatatattgtttcacaaagCAGAGTCATCACATTTTCATCTTCACCTACAAATCTCATCACTACTTAATGTCAGCAGAGCATGTCTTACCAATGAATAAAGTAAATGAGCTGAGAGAACCACCAAGGCAAACTGAATGGTTGCATAAACCCAGACGTATTTTCTTTTCACTGTGCACAAATTTCAAATCAGTAATAGAAGATTGGTTAATGGAAGTAAAATACTGTATGACTGAAGAATTGCAAGCTTGCCTACCCATTGTGGTTGCTGTCATGGATGCCAAAAGACCCAATATACAggaaaaaggaagagagagcGCAATTGCACCTGATCCCATTTTTCCTACCTGTGCATGCGATCACAATAGGTTATTCTTTAGACAAGTTAAAAAAATGAAGCATGTAGAAGTTGCATGACATACCAGAAGCTGCTCAAGAAAACAGAAGTATGCGAGCATGCTAACTATGACGAGAATTGGAACATCCTGCCAAACCCTGGAAATTTTGCAGTAAGTATTAGTTATAGCGTCCTAGAAGGTGGGCTTGAACGTATTAAAAATTATCTTATACCAGATTCACTCATTTTACTGCATTATGAAAGATCATTCCTCATTGACAACAAGTGACAGATGATCAGGAAAACCAATTAcctctttcattttctccttTCAAACTGCATATTTTACCCTAATCCACTTTCAGTTTATTGGTCTTGGGGTAAATCCTCAGTCAAGGTTATCAATGAAAGACCTTAATTTTAagggacttttttttttttttgatgaactAACTTGTATCTATCTAAACTAGTAGCTGCATCTTTCACAACCACACAAAAAATATAAGAGCAAAGATCATTTTCTGCTCATAACAGCAGTTGAAAATTTCACTTGCCTATATTGAGTAACCTCAGGCTGCTGTGCTCTAGTTCCTCGTAAATTATGGGCTTGAACATTTTGAATTCGTAAAAGCGTGACAGGTAGGTTCTGGACCTCTTGCTTGCACACATCACATGTTTTATTACCTTTAATGCTGAACCATTTTACAGCACACTCTTGGTGGGCTAGAGCGAGGTCACCTTTACAGCTGCATTCCATCTTGAGGGTGTCAGCACCTTCCCCCAATTCAACTAAGCAAATTCGACAAACAGCTTCTTCTTCGGCAATAtcttcaccatcatcatcacttccatctGAACCACAAAACTAAGATAAGGCATAGGCTGGTTATCACTAGTTGCAAAACTAGAGTTTTAGGTTGCTAGAATCTGAAAATACAGACAATTGGTATATCCTAGCACTTGGGCAGATTTGCAAGGAAAATGATGTGTACAAAAGCGTGAAAGACAATTGGAACGTAAACTTACCATTGTCATCCTTCGGGGAGGTGCATGAAGTTATTGATACACTTCTCTCCATCGCTCGTGGTGTGGTAGGAATTACTCGAAAGACACTACCTAGACTTACACTCCCATCTTTATTAAGCTCAGGGACCGAATGTGAACGATGAATAGGCAGTTGGCGCTCTCCTTTCTGCAAAAGTATAAAATCGGAAGAATCAGGTGGGCTAGCGGATGAAGAGATGAACACATCTGAAAGGATTAATTGAAACATTGAAAAGAAGTATAACTCCCTGTAGAACTCAAATTGATAAGAGGAAAAAATATGAACAAATAATTTAAACTCTGCTTAAAGTATTAGTACATGAATGGATCGGTGGAAAGCAACTTGCCTGCTAATCATGCCCTATAAAACTAATTTCatgtttattttgattttgataaacATCCCCTCTAAATATGCCGAACATAATTAAGGTTAAATGGTTACTTTTTAGTCTGAGAAGTCAAACTTTCATTACATGAAATTAAGGGGAAAGTCACCAAACCATTCACAAGAAGGGTGCACTGTCACTGCTGCATGTGACATCACGAAAATCAACTGGCTTCAGTCATACATTAGAATTTTGTAATTGCACAGGAAAATCAGCAAGCAACTAGAAATGCCAAAATGAAGGAAAACCTATGCATATAGAATGAATTTGAAGCAATTTACTCTCCATTTGCAGGTTATACAATCAAATGAACGATCTTTAAGTACCATTGAGTACTACATAATACATTTACAGTGAAACAGTTCATATTGTACCCAAGATTTTTTATGTTTATCTTAATGTCTCCAAGTATTATGATcaacttattttttttctcaacaaacaaaacaattctCAAGAGGTCAAGTTAGCATGTGATAGGTATTCACAGCAGAACTTACCAGATCAGTTGTGTTTCTTCCATGCATAGACTCTGGATTCGAGTGAGCAATTGGGGTTGTAGGCAAGGATGACGTATTCTTCAGTCTAGGTGTTAAAAGCTTTGGAAGAGAAAATGTCCTAGAAATTGAAGGCTTCTCACAGGTACCTGCAGGTGTACCTCCTAGTGCAAGAGTAGCAGCCTTCCGAATCTCTGAAGTAGTGTTCCGATACTTGAAACTTAGTTTTGGAAGGAGGTTTTTTATGGTTGACTTAGTTTTTGAGGATGAGGGACCTGGGGATCCACTGATTTTGTTTAAACTAGGGCTGGGTAATGGGGAGAAATTTACTCTTTTCGGAGTGGGACTTGGCGTTGGGGGCATGTCTATTCTCACAAAATCCTCTTCGGGATCCTCAACAGTTCTAGGGGGTATCTGTAAGGCGAGGTTTTGTCGTCTCCATGGGTGACCAGGAGGAGTTTCTTCAATTATCTCACTGGAGTTTCCATCCTgtaaaaggaacaagaaaaatcaCTTGGGATCAGAAAATTATGGCTTTTACATTAACTTCGCCCGATAAAGTACCAGTTATACAACAATCTCACACAACTCTGTGTGATGCTCAAATAAATGAGAATTGTAAATTGAAGATCTAGCATCAGTCCCACTTAATTTCACTTGCCAAGATATGCACGACTGAGGAATGGAAACcaacaaaaaggaaaagacCAAAGGGGATCCATATTAAAGCACAATGAAATATGAAGGAACACAATGATGTAAGATCATCATGACAAAGTGACAATGCagaaaattgaaaccaaacccaacaGTAAGCTCTCCTTTTTTCTCAACAAAGTTATAACATGCAAGTATCAACAGTTCTAAGAGGAATTAGAACCTATAACATGAATTTAATGATTTCACAGATACCAAGTGAAGTTGAATGGGATAAAAGTTGGCAGATTTGGACCCCTAAAGCAATTCATGTCATTCACTAAATCCCATGATTGCAGCTGTATTGTTGTGTATGAGTATGAAGAAATACCAAGTATGCTTCACCCAATTGAAGTAAAGATAAAAACTTTAGCACATAGGTAAATCATAAGCATATATATCTGGTAAAATGAATTGAACCCAGAACTAACGAAACATAAACAGGAAAGAAACATGCAAACATCACAGAACCCATCACAGAATTCAACAAGGAAAAGCAAATGAGGTACCTGTTGGGGTGAAGGGTCAACTTCGCTGGCGGAAATGCCAGCATCATTTTCCTTAGCAGAAGCTTCTTCTTCAATTACCATACTTGATTTCTGACAAGCCCCTGTTTCAGGTTCTGCAAATAACACTAAGACCGTCGAGAGGTGAAGTGAATATAAGCTGAAAGACCAGAGAGACAAGTGGCAGCTGAGAGGGAGGGCATGACAGAGAAGGAGGcagctcagagagagagagagtcaggtGACTCGGGAAAATGCCAAAGCGGATTTATGTTGTTTTCTAAGGGCCCATGGTTTTTGCAAGAGGGATAGACAGGGGGTTCGGCACCGGCGACAAGTGATCAAAGGGTATTAGCTTTTTGGGCATGTGTGCTCTTTGCAGTTggattattttttgtttttcttgttatcCATTAGTACAGATttatgttctgttttttttttttcttttcttttcaaaactcGTAGAAAATAAGAGGACACCAACATATGCAGTATATTGCATTATTCTCATATTTGTAGACGAATTAATGCCATTTTTATTTAGTTCGAAGAGTTTTTTGTCATGAAATACAAACATATTCGGTTAGTTTAAAGATATCCGGATAGAAATTAGTATCGATATTAAAACACTTCGAGCAAACGCAAATGAGGTTTTGTTGCACAACCAAATACCCTTTGAGTCCAATGAAGGGCTTTGGTTTGGAATATTGTGCCTTAGAAGCCAGATGGAAATCAATTCTGCTACTACAACTAAATTTCCTTTGTTTTAAACATGATCGAGTTTTATCCTTATCCAGTGGCCTACTTAGCTTAGCACAATGTGACAATTCGGTAAATGTTATAAACAATCATATATTGAAGATCAATCTAGGGATTTTGTTTAATGAAGGTCAATGCTGGAAGTTTAGACTgtgccggaaaaaaaaaaaaaatgaaaacagcAGGTGGTGACTGGTGAGCTATAGTTCGTAGGAAAACATCATTTTCGGCCATCCATTCCATCTCCACCgcaaagtttgaagttttgtccTAGTTGGGCACATCCGCAGATTTGCATTGGTCTGCTGCACTATACATGCTCAATAACAATCACGTTGACCATAGAATATATAATCAACACTCAATATTCTTTGTCCCTTTTAGAAGAGTACAATATAATTTTCTCCGGAGCAGCCAAACGTAGCTTTGAGAGGAACACGTTGTGGTGGATAGGATATTAGCAATGATGTCGACTTCCTAAATATAAAATTAGGGATGATTAGGACATAAGGAATCACAGCATAACTAAATAGTTTCTTAAAGGCGAgagtttttctttcttgtatAAGCTTGCTTAGAAACAAGCGTCCCTTAGAACATAATAGTTTACACATTGCTTAAATAGGTTATCCCGGATTTACCGAGTTTCTTATGTAAGTGTTAGTAGACTATAACTTTATGCTATTGATCTAATGTTATCAATTTCTTATTCAGTAAAACCCTAGGAGAATATTTCTCTCAACCTAGTCTTCTACGGCATCCTAGCCTCCTTCCCTAGCCTCTAGCCTCTTGCTATCGCTTCCTCCTCTCCATGGCCTCCATAGATGTCGTCACAGCAAGCTTTGCTACTCCTCTTGCTCTCGCAGGGGGTGGTAGCGCCCCGGATCTGGGAAAGATTGGCGGTGGTCCTGTGCGCAAGTCCTCCCAATCTTTTCTACTTGGCAAACCTTTGATCGAGGATGACAATGATGTGCATCTTGtcactctgaagaagaagacgggtaGACCGCCGGAAGTGAGAACAAGAGCCAACATCCCAGCTGCAATTGGAGGTTCGATTTCTAGCCCTAGAGATAAGGGAAAAGGAAAGAGGGGTTAGTAATGAGGACTTGATTTCTTGTTTTCCTGGTCTCTTGCCTACCACTTGAAATTGGGTCTTCTATTACTTTCTTCTTagttttctctagttgtacaccaattgaggtctctaggcgactaggtttatTTTTCAAAGAGGGGTTAGTAATGAGGACTTGATTTCTTGTtgtttaggctcaataagtgagcatatgtgttaacagtgagggtcacctgtcttttgcttggcggcATGTGCCATTTAGATTTttttggtatgagacagcatctgatgtacgtaccttctggccatggataagcaatgaagttatctattttctaaaaaaaaaaatgttatcaatttcttttttttttcttttttcttttttttttttaaaaaaaaaaaaaaaacataaccaaatattttctcaaattctTGCGTATTTGTACAAAATCAACACTAGAAAGATGTCTTCGATTTATATAAGTGTATCAAGTTCTCCAACATAGTTAAGCAAGACAAGATCACTATAGCTACCGAccatttcatcttttttttttttcttatttaactTTAACTGGGATATTTATTAGAGAACATTATTGGAAAAAACTTCGCTAACCAGCCCTGGTCAGCAAGGGCTGCCCATAGCCAATTAAAACCCTACACATAAGACACCTTTTTGCCTCTCTTTATCTCATCCTTAGCTTCACCTCCCAAATCTACCGCAGGTTTATTCCTTTTACACTTATTACTAGGGAAACATAGTGGGcccatattttgaatttgtttgttaTAATATGATTGCAGTCTATTCATCCTCAATGCTCAAAGGTAAGCAGTTaagttttactattcataatttcgatcgttgacagacttgaattaAATGCTATTTGCAAAaacactagcaaagaattgaaaacagaaagagaaaagttgaaaaaattgaaagactatagagaaagtcttaacagagaaactcccaactactgggatattatttatagactccaaactaggatctataaattagaagaagatattgataatcttttatatgtaCTTGGAGAGGAACAAAGACCTCTTGACtacctgagcattggttagatccgcaattcactggtatcagagcttgtaaaatagctcagcaggggaatccccaatggggacaatgtctgatttaataatagagagactgaattctctattaaaatcttctgatgaaaaatatcagatcctgcagcaagaaatatcttgatatcaagaacatctagaaaaaattcctgttataatccaccagttagaaaaactggaaaacaaactggattatatcaaagggcttccaaaaacggaagaagaaaagctaacaagtgttagtaaaaaaatcaatgaacagcaaaaaacgctggattctatgaaaaatatactgaaagACAAGAAaatgcctacagtaaaaaagaaagctaatggattcaaaccattagaaagaccagagaatcctgttccaaacttgatttttctggatccctcaactagttctactagtattcggtatgaaaatccgaaagaaactcgagatgtcaatatgatgagcatcttcgggaaaaagaaaggagtacaactcctaaatgctgaagaatttgaatacaatgaaatcgagcatgaggtaaaaaacgcctcaattccaaagctagatttcaagcaaatatacaaaaggggaacgtttgacctgatggacagccatcatttcaaattactggaatttacaaccccctctacaacaggagaaacagatctactactgatcactccCGCAGAGGTcgccagagcaaaagcaaaaaattatcaatttatgcatattggagcagtccaagtaggcataaaacttttagctcgagaaggcataaactgttcagttctatgtgtcttacaagacaatagactggaagattttcaagctagtcttttgggaacccttgaagcatctctgtgcaaccaagtagcatatttcaactgcttccccaacttctctaccagcttgaaagatgcagctcactgtctccgactgagagtccagacagatggcatatctatgaaaaatgatatgcaagaattggcaatagtatacaggatatactataaactgatgagtactacagtagagccaaagacaaggatatcaaacatccctggtcttactactggattcctcaccagccagaagaaccattcacagcagatccacaaggttacttggaatgaagtaacgtttcctattgaatggaaattatctggtccaaagctaccagcagaaagtgcaaaagctaaaatttatgaaagcagaaagactggagaaatcagtctaaattttgacaatcacagaaaaagtgatgtctgtcctgagaatatcaggataaacaaaaatcttctcagaagaagctacagcactagagaagctagtattagtggcacaaaatccactattgaagagccaattactgaagaagaccttgaagctgatctaaacagaccagttaatatgcttagagcacaaaagctctatgatctttatgaagaagctgagaattgcgaaaatcctgaacgattagaaaaactaatcgaagaaatgaaaaatttcaatccaggaaaggaaagaaaactccttccctaccaggatgttgaaatggaagaaggagaaagctccaaaacttccatcaccagagaaaaaggaaaggtaaaactccctatacaaaaggcccctacgggcagagatggagaaagaaattctcaaagatttgtcccagaggacaaaatacccagagtaccaattaccaattttggtatctggttagatctggataaaactctagacaagagaaaaactcttgaccaatgggtagacagcctgatgatggcatctgctctcacctttggaaaattcgaagctcctgatcttcagatgtactttgaaactactctcacaggagtagcaaagaaatattatttctctttcaaagaaacggccagaggaaaagaatggcttgaagatatcaaagcttcaaaatctccgtatgattttgcagtacccctgtacgatcagttctgtggagattctgcaaatatgagtgaaaaagCCAGAGAAACGGctaaatcaaatatctatgctctcaaaatttgtgacatgagatattttgaagaatacttgaatgaatttcaagaatattactgtacaattggtgaactagaaagcattgatctagtcaacctgttgcacaggaaactccctgaaccatggagaacagctgtgcgagaaagcatagcagaaaaaccaattgaaagattttcagttggaggaattgccgacagaatccggcaattactgaaagaacaatgcaaagctaatcttagagctaagatggctaagaaacaactcaaaggagttgaaaatttctgttacggaatactggatatgccaaccaactggggatgtcatgaatccaagttctacagaaagaagaaaggaaaatattactctaaaaaattcaaaaggagtaatcaaagaaaagattggaaattcaagaaaagttccaattacaagaaacaacaagaaagagatccaaaaaagaagttcttcaagaaaaagaagaatactcatcaacagaaacaaccaagcaagaaagcttgcagatgttggttatgtaaagctgaagggcactatgccaatgaatgcccagaaaagggtaaaagatctactaaagctctctttgaagaatatgagaatATAGTAGAAACTGCcaacatgaaaggctacgaaatagcctattctgatgatgaagaagacgacaggtcagtttactctgcctggtctgaagaagaagattcatctgagtctgagacggattctgaagtagagtacttcgaatccagacaaatgaatattttgaaaatcaaaaactgggaagaaagcaagacagaatccttaatgtcttcttatcaggtgaaccctggtacattcgtttgtgactactgtttatgtcatgaaaagaatggtctccctatgttttgtgaagagtcaaaaaagacttatcacaaagaatgcttcatagctgaagcaagaagaaaaaccaagaacgGTCTTGTCAGCCagttggttgaacaagaatatgaagaatatttctctgagaaaaaagagaaagaagtagaaactttgttccaagaaatcatagaaccttcttcctcaaaaatagaagaagaaaaaataatcgatgaagaaaaaatcgatgaagatATTGAACTAGTTGAAATACCAGAAACTGCTGAACTGGTGCAACCACCAGAAACAGTTGTTCATCTCTTGGAAAAACAAGAGACAGCTCTTGAAAATACTACTGAAACATGGGATCTACCAGGCTGGGATGATACAAAACCTTCTAGTTTTGATAAAAATCTCACTCATGAaaatgttccagaagaatgcaaaccattcattccaaagaaacaagctcaagaaaatgagcttcagcaatcgaaagtcgtctctacgagtagatacagcaactacatagagattggactaaaattccctgatcacaaaaaatatcatctacatgcctttgtagataatggatcaggatttacagttgcaaaaagatttgcaattccagaaaaactctggaaagaagaaaagaaaacagctactggtgttacttttgatggaagccatctcaccatgaataaagtagcaaaaaatgttcatatcaccattggtggaggaacatttaccatccataacgtctggcaatctgaaggccaaggcgcagatttcttgttgggtaatgatttcattctccaacagcgatttattcaggatgaagaagcaatcggcttcagaaaaggagaacgggtgttctgggcagataggctcactcaagccaaaagtgtggtcggaccaaactttactacccaatatcagcgatcgcaacagaatagtggtgatcttaccccctacaaacccaaatttgaacccatactccaaatcgaacaacaagaagaattacttgttgaagactcttctgaagaagaagaagaagcagaaactagtgaagaagaagaagctagtttcatccatgagcataacctcaagcactttcagaataagcttgagtctcagaaaattcccactcttgagaaaatcaagaaactactcgagcagaacatcgatgaagatcctcagaagttttgggaaaaagacccagtggtctgtgaattaagattgcattacatgaatgctatctgtcatgtcaaagccattcctcagtacaaagaggaagaccaaaaagaattcagaaaaatattgaagatctcctgaataagagattaattcaaccttccactagctctcatcatgctccagcattctacgtgagaaatcatgcagaaacccttcgaggaaaagctagaatggttattGACTATCGATATGTCAAtaaaaagactgtcaaagacggctatcaaattgctcaagtaagagttttgatcaaccagctcagaggagctaaagtcttttcaaaatttgatgcaaagtcaggattttggc
This region includes:
- the LOC133722295 gene encoding uncharacterized protein LOC133722295, encoding MVIEEEASAKENDAGISASEVDPSPQQDGNSSEIIEETPPGHPWRRQNLALQIPPRTVEDPEEDFVRIDMPPTPSPTPKRVNFSPLPSPSLNKISGSPGPSSSKTKSTIKNLLPKLSFKYRNTTSEIRKAATLALGGTPAGTCEKPSISRTFSLPKLLTPRLKNTSSLPTTPIAHSNPESMHGRNTTDLKGERQLPIHRSHSVPELNKDGSVSLGSVFRVIPTTPRAMERSVSITSCTSPKDDNDGSDDDGEDIAEEEAVCRICLVELGEGADTLKMECSCKGDLALAHQECAVKWFSIKGNKTCDVCKQEVQNLPVTLLRIQNVQAHNLRGTRAQQPEVTQYRVWQDVPILVIVSMLAYFCFLEQLLVGKMGSGAIALSLPFSCILGLLASMTATTMVKRKYVWVYATIQFALVVLSAHLLYSLIHMQAVLSVLLATFTGFGVTMCGNSIIIEALEWRERWLSWSNQQHGTPAVTQPNQPQQTQTNPRQLENEIQGAEAIHGS